Below is a genomic region from Bacillus mycoides.
AATGTAAATAAATACATTCCTTCATTTCCAGCAGATAAACACATCACGTTATATCACTTATTAACGCATACATCTGGTTTACCGGAAAATGGGAAAGGGAAGGTTAATGTAGCTTCACGTATAAATTTAGTAACTTGGATTGGAAGTCAAAAATTAGAGTTTCCACCAGGAACAGGTTGGAAGTATACGGATTATAATTATATGGTGCTCGCTTATATTATAGAAAATATAACGAAAAAGCCTTTAGGAGACTATGTAAAAGAAAATATATTTACAAAGGCCGAGATGCATGAATCAGGTATGGGAAATATGGTGCCTGGAGATAAAAACTTCACGAAGGGGTATGTGAAGAAAGATCAAGAGCTTGTACTAGCACAAAAATTAGGGATGGACTGGTTATATGGATCGGGTGAGATGTATACGACAGTAGGGGATATGAAAAAATTAGATGAAGCGATTATAAATGGAAAGCTTCTTTCTGAACAAAGTATACAAGCGATGTTTACACCTTCACAAGAAAGAAAATATGCATTTAGCTTTTACATATATCCAGATTATTTCCATAACCATGGTGTACTATCTGGTTGGAACACTTTCAATAATTTTAATAAAGAAAAAGGAACTTTTGTTATTTTATTTTCAAATGTGAAAAATAGTATGGATGATGATTTTAATAAAGAGTTCCGAAAGATGGTAAATGATTTATTAGAACAAAGGGGATGAGAAGATGGAAAATAAAAATTTATCAATAGGTTTCATTGGTATTGGTGTAATGGGAAAAAGTATGGTACATCATTTAATGCAAGGCGGTCATAAAGTATATGTATATAATAGAACGAAAGCGAAGGCAGCTTCTTTAGTGCAAGAGGGTGCGACTTGGTGTGATACACCGAAAGCGTTAGTAAAGCAAGTTGATGTTGTTATGACGATGGTTGGTTATCCTCATGATGTAGAAGAAGTGTACTTTGGGATTGATGGAATTTTAGAACATGCAAATGAAGGTACGATAGCAATTGACTTTACAACATCTACACCAACATTGGCAAAACGTATTAATGAAGTTGCGAAAAGCAAGAATATATATACATTAGATGCACCAGTATCTGGCGGGGACATTGGGGCTAAAGAAGCAAGACTAGCAATTATGGTCGGTGGAGAGAACAGAATATATGATATTTGCTTACCTCTATTTGAAAAACTAGGAACAAATATTCAGTTGCAAGGCCCTGCTGGGAGTGGACAACATACAAAAATGTGCAATCAAATAGCAATTGCTTCTAACATGATAGGAGTATGTGAAGCGGTAGCATATGCGAAAAAGGCTGGACTTAATGCAGATAAAGTATTAGAGAGTATTTCGACAGGAGCAGCAGGTAGCTGGTCATTAAGTAATTTAGCTCCTCGAATGTTAAAAGGAGATTTTGAACCTGGCTTTTATGTAAAGCATTTTATGAAAGATATGAAGATTGCTTTAGATGAAGCTGAAAAATTACAATTACCAGTACCGGGTTTAACCCTAGCGAAGGAATTGTATGAAGAGCTAATCGCAGATGGAAAAGAGAATAGTGGAACACAAGTATTATACAAAAAGTATATAAGGGGGTAAATGGAATGGATCTCCAAAAGTTTGACGAGATGATTGATGCTGTGCAGCGAGCAACTTGTGTACAGATTAATGATAAGCAAAAAGAAGCTTTTAAACAAAAATACGATTTTGGACCAGATTTTGAATATGGAAGAGATGAGAAAGGGCATTATGTTATCCGAAGCTCGAAAAAGATGTTAGAGGAAATGGAGTTTTATTTGGCATTGAAATATGATCGAGATGGAATTGTCCTTTATATGCATGCTGAGATTGAAGGGACATGTCATGTATCCGTTAGCTACAGTGAAGATGCACTTCATTTGCAAGAATTGTTTCAATTTCTAGAAGAAAATAAATAAAAAGTCCTCATTTGAGGACTTTTTATTTATTTAGGCAGGCATAATATTTAAGTTGGATAATTTATCCCGCTATTTGTGGGCAGTAAAACTCCCACTGATTAAAGTTTCACTTTATAGGCTGGAAGCGCGGCGGCATCGTTCAATTGGGAATGGAATAACTTGGGCAATGTGATTAGGGCCGAGCTGTTTCGCGCGAGCATGGCGTAGTATATAAAATGCGCACAGAATAGAAACAGGAATAGCACCATATAAACCGAAAAATAAAGCGCTTACACATGATGCAACAAAACCTAAAACACCAACTTCTAATTCTTCCATAATAGCTCCTAAAATGACAGGAATAGCTCCGCATGTAACTCCTAGTATAAGTGCGATAAGTAAACTCATGATTATCCCCCTCTGTTTGCAATATTCTTTTCCTTCTTATTAGTTGTAGTATATCATACGTAAAACAGAATTTTCAGAAAAATTTCAAAAAAAGTTCAATAAATGTTCAAAAAAAATTCCGAAATATACTTGATAAAGTGGAATTGTGATTCGAGATATTTGATTTAAACAAACGAAAGGGAAAAATCATTTTAGTAAATAAAAAATCAGGCTTACTTCAATGTTATGAAATAAGCCTGGTCCATAGGAGGATGTATATATGTAGAGTGAATAAAAGGTTGGAAAAGGGGTTCCAAGTTCTTTTATTCAACTAGCTACCTTAATAAATTGGAACCCAACCTTCTGTTGTAACAAAAATACGAATAGCTACAACTTGGCGATCATCTTGTAAGGTGAAATAGTGTCTTGCATTTTCAGGCACAGATATAAGATCACCAGGCTCGAGTTCAACGTCAAAGAATCGACCATCTTTTCCTTCAATAGCGAAGATGCCATGACCGCTGACAATAAAGCGAACTTCATCGTCAGTATGATGGTGTTCTTTTTGGAAATTAATTAATAACTCGTCAAGGTTAGGTGTGCTATTTGAAAGTGAAATCACATCATATGCTTTATAACCTCTGCGCTCTGAAACATCAGCAATTTCTTTTGAAAACAACGTTAATATTTCAGCTTTGTTTTCATCTGTTAAGGAGTAATTTTCTTTTAAATGAGTAGGAAGTTTAGAAATATTCCATTTCTCATATAAAACATCTTCTCCTTGTAGAAAGTTTGATACTGCTACTTCATTTTCAATACGAGTATTTTCCTCATGAATACGAATTTGCGCCATTAGAAACGCCTCCTTGAATTGATAATAATTTTATATGAAATTGGAATAAAAACTCATAAGCTTCTAATCTTTTTTTTGCATCAAAGCTATCACGGCCCCATACGGTAATGCCATGGTTTCGAATTAATACTGCTCCTGAATCTCCTTGTATATGCTTTCGGAATTTCTCTCCAAGCGTCGGGATATGAGCATCATTTTCGATAATAGGAATGTTAATCGTTGCACCTTCTTCCCAAATATCAAGAGCTTTAATAATCTCTTGATTTTGAAGGGTGACTGCATCACTATACAAATTTGTGATGACATTGTTATCAGTTGTATGAACATGAAGTACGCACCCGGCGTTCGTATTGTTATAAATATGTGTATGCAATATTGTTTCTGCCGAAGGGCGTAACTCAGTTTCTAAAACGGGAACTCCTTGATGATTTACTAATAAAAAATCATCTGGAGTGGTTTTGGTTTTATCTTTGCCACTTGCTGTAATAAGAAAAGTAAGGGGATCATGACTGACTTTTATAGAAATATTTCCACTCGTTGCTGGAAACCAATTCCGAGTTGTTAATTCTTTTTTAATTTCACTTAAGTCATACCATTGACGAAAAAGTTGTTTCATAATTTCACCTCCAACAAATGTTTTAGTTCAGCTAGAACATCGTGAAATGTTTCAAACGGTGTATAAGCAATACGATTTTCTTCACACTTTGTAATAAGGAAGTCACGGGCGAATACTTTATCTGCTTGTTTTGTTGCTTGTAAATCAGTAATAGAATCTCCAATCACAATATGAAAATCATCTTTAGAGCTTAGTTTACGAATTAATGATGATTTACAGAGACCACAACTATGCTGACATTGCTCGTCACAAGGGTGCGGCCATTTCACTTCAACAAATTCTCCTGAAAAGTCAGTTGCATTACAATAAATTTGTTCTTTAGGGATTATTTCTTGTAAGAGTGGATAGACGAAGAAATCCATTCCACCTGATATAACGTAAAAGGAAATGTTATTTTCATTAATGAATTGTATGAATTCATGAAAACCTGTACGGATTTCAGCAGTTTCTTGTAAAAACTGAATAATATCATCGTGTAGATTAATAGGTATTAATCGAAATAATTGAGAAACACCTTCTTGAATAGAAAGTTCTTGCGATAAAATTTTTTGCTTTATTTCCTCTGCTTCTGGTGGTGCGAATTTTTCCATAATGGACATGATATTATCGTTATTTGTAATCGTACCATCGAAATCACAAAATACTTGAATACTCATAATTTCACCTCATGAGAAGGATTTCCCCATATTTGTAGTGCGCTATGCAAATTTATTTCATCCACTTCATGGAGTGGTTTACCTTGTAAAGTAGCTTCAATTGCAGCACGGAAAGCTTTGCCACCACCTTGAGCTCCATTTGGATGCCCATGAATCCCGCCGCCGGCATTAATAACAACATCCTTACCAAAATCTCGTAAAATAAAGGGAACGAAACCAGGATGAATTCCAGCAGATGGAACAGAAAAACTTTTCTTGAAATAGTGGTCTTCCTCAGTTAATGCTTCTGTAATGAGAAGAGCTTCCTCTTTTTCTAATGCAACGTTGCCGTATGGTGATGGGAATAAAGAGAAATCAGCACCAGCGTAACGTAGTAATTTTCCAAGTAGTAATGGAGAAGAGAAACCGTATAGTTTCGATGATGAATATGCGCCACTTACAGCAGGGTGTGCCATAATAGGAATTGGAATTTCATCGTCTTCTACAAGTGCTTGCAGTACATCTAATCCATAAGAAAATACATTAAATAAAAGAATGTCTGCTCCAGCTACCACCGCACGTTTCGCGTTTTCTTTTAAATCATAAGTTCGACCTGTTAAATTTACTGCGTATAAAGTTTTATGCCCGTAAGTTTCGTATACAGATTGTAAAACTTCTTTCCCAGATTCAATTCTTTTTATAAGTGGTGTTAATGAGTTTTCGAATAAAATTTCATCATCTTTTACAATATCTACGCCTCCAATTGCCTGATCGCGTAGTTGAGTTTTTAAATATCCAATATTCCGTCCTATCATCCCTTTGAAAATACTCATTAGAAGAGGTCGATCTTGAACTTGTAAAAGGTTTCGGATGCCTTCAATTCCAAATTTTGGTCCAGGGAACTGTTTCTTTAATTCGTCTGAGAATGTTAAATCAATTAGTTTAATTTCTCCATCTAACGAAAGTTTTCCAAATGTTGTTGTCAAAATGGCTGGTAAGTCAGGGCTAAAGTTCAGCGATGGATAATGAATTTTAATGAGTCCACGTGATACTTTTTTGCCAAGGTAAGAGTTAATATGTTCTTGTTCGTCTAACGCTTCAATATGAATGACATTGCCTTTATGTTGTTTTAATTGTTCTTGTAATAAGTGTGGTAAATGAGTCCATGAACCAATTGTTAAACCGATTGCAATTTGTTCTGCTTTCTTTTCTAAGTTGTGAGAATCATCGTGGATTAAATATGTCGCTATAATTCCGCTCATTGTTATACCCTCCTAGTTAAATAAAAAAACCTCTCAGCTAAGGAGAGGTTTTTTTACAACCAGCTCCTTATCTGTCAGCGTAACGCTGCGAGAATTAGCACCGTGTCTACAATTGTAGATCGGTTGCCGGGTTTCGTCGGGCTCGTCCCTCCACCTGCTCTTGATAAGAAGTATTTAGAAATGTTTAAATTTTTAAGATAACTGAATTTTGTCAGATATTTTTTATGTTGTCAATGACTTTTTGAAAAAATTTAATTTATCAATTCGATTAATTGCTTCTCGTAATCTATCTTCTGTATGCAAGAGACCAACACGGACATACCCTTCGCCGTGCTCACCAAATCCAACACCAGGAGCAACTGCAACGTGTGCTTTTTCTAGTAAAATGTCAGAAAATTGCTCAGATGTATATCCTTTTGGAACAGGAAGCCATGCAAAGAATGATCCTGTTGGAATGTTTACTTTCCAACCAATTGAGTGACAAGCTGAAATAAGAGCATTTCTCCGAGATTCATAACTATTAACAAGATCTACCACACAAGACTGCGAGCCTAATAGTGCTTCGCGGGCAGCATCTTGAACTGCACCAAAAATACTAACATACATATGATCTTGCAATAGGTTAATAGTTTCGATGACACTTTCATTTCCTACTGCAAAAGCAATACGCCATCCAGCCATATTGAAAGTTTTCGATAAAGTGTAAATCTCAATACCTGTATCTTTAGCGCCGTCTGCTTGCAAGAAACTAACAGGCTTTTGACCATCGAATCCGATAGCACCGTAAGCAAAATCGTGAACAACTAATATATTATGTTTATTAGCAAAATGAATGGTTGCATCAAAAAAATCTTTTGATGCAGTAGCGCCGGTAGGGTTATTTGGATAGTTTAAAAACATTAACTTTGCTCGCTCCGCAACAGAGTCATCAATTTTTGTATAATCCGGTAAAAAATTATTTTCTGCAATAAGCGGCATTGTTTCAAATTGTGCTTTTGCTAAAGCAACTCCTGATAAATAATCTGGATAGCCTGGATCTGGAACGAGAATAGTATCACCAGGGTTTGTAAAACAAACTGGTAATTCTACTAATCCAGCCTTTCCGCCAAACAAAATAGCAACTTCAGTTTTTGGATTTACTACTACATCATATTCACGTTGATAGAATGTTGCCACGGCTTCTTTTAAGCTTTCGTGTCCGCGAAATGGCGGATATTTATGATGAATGGTCTTTTCAGCAGCATCTTGTAAAGCTTTAACGATATGCTGCGGTGTTGGTTGATCTGGATTACCTTGACCTAGATTAATAACATCGTGACCAGCTGCAACGACTTTGTTAACTTTTGCAACAAGTGAAGCGAAAAATTGTGTTGGCAATGATGTTACTATCTCAGAAGGTTGAAATAATTTCATACTTTCCACCTCTTTTGAAAGTTGTTACAATTCTAGTGACAAATGATATAATCTTTCCAGTATTTTGTAAAGAAAAAAATGAGAATGGGGCTGAAAAAATGAAAGTCGCATGTATTCAAATGGATATTGTCTTTGGAGATGTAGAAAAAAATATTGAGAACGCTAAAAAAAAAATAAGTGAAGCGATGAAAGAAAGACCAGATGTTATCGTCTTACCAGAACTATGGACAACAGGATATGATTTAACGAGACTTTCTGAAATTGCAGATACGGATGGATTAGAAACGAAAGAAAAGTTGAAAGAATGGTCGAAGCAATATGGTGTACATATTGTTGGTGGTTCCATAGCAAAGCAAACAGAGCAAGGGGTTACAAATACAATGTATGTTGTAAACAATGAAGGGAATCTAGTCAATGAATATAGTAAAGTACATTTATTTCAGCTGATGGATGAACATAAATATTTAGTTGCTGGTAATGAGACAGGTGAATTTAAGTTAGATGATGTAGAGTGTGCTGGTACAATTTGTTATGATATTCGTTTTCCAGAGTGGATGCGCGTTCATACTGCTAAAGGTGCAAAAGTTTTATTTGTTGTAGCAGAATGGCCATTAGTACGTTTAGCACATTGGCGTTTGCTTTTACAGGCGAGAGCAGTTGAAAATCAGTGTTATGTTGTTGCGTGCAATAGAGCAGGAAAGGATCCGAATAATGAGTTTGCAGGTCATTCTCTAATTGTGGATCCTTGGGGTGAAGTTGTGGTAGAGGCAAATGAAGAGGAATCAATTTTATTTGGAGAACTTAAATTCGAGAAAATTAAAGAGGTACGTAAAGGAATTCCAGTTTTTGCAGATCGTCGTCCAGAATTATACAAATAAAATGTTGACAAGTGATTTTTATTCTTGGTATAGTCTTCATCATAAAGTTAAAAATTCTAAAAATTATAAAACTCTTATCAAGAGCAGGTGGAGGGATTTGGCCCGATGAAGCCCAGCAACCGACCGTAATACCATTGTGAAATGGGGCGTTTATGACGCCAAAAGGCACGGTGCTAATTCCAGCAGAAAGTAAACTTTCTGGCAGATAAGAGGGGAGAAGATAAACTTCAAACCTCTTTCTTTGTGGAAAGAGGTTTTTCTATTTTAGAAAAACCTCTGAATGAAAAGGAGGAGAAGACGATGGGATATTATTCATTAACTGAAACAACAGCTATACAATATGCGAAAGAACACGGTTATTTTGAAAAGAAAGCAAATGTAGTTTGTCATGAAATTGGAGATGGAAATTTAAATTACGTGTTCAAATTAGATGATGGAGAGAAGTCTATTATAATAAAACAAGCACTGCCATATGCGAAAGTAGTTGGTGAGAGCTGGCCACTGTCTATAAAAAGAGCGACGATTGAAAGTAAAGCATTACAAATTTTTGCGAAGTATGTGCCAGATTATGTTCCGGTAGTGTACAGTCATGATGAAGAGTTAGCAGTTACAGTAATAGAAGACTTATCAAGACTAACAATTACAAGAAAAGGATTAATAGATGGAGAAGGATATCCACTTTTATCCCAGCATATCGGTCGTTTTCTAGCACATGTTTTGTTTTATACTTCAGATTTCGGTTTACAGTCAGAAGAGAAAAGGGTACTAGAAGGTACATTTGTAAATCCAGACCTTAGTAAAATTACAGAAGATTTAGTTTTTACGGATCCATTTGGACATTATGATACGAATGATTATGAGTCAGATTTACAGTCAGTGATTGATGAACTTTGGAGTGACAAAACTTTAAAACTAAAAGTAGCACAATATAAATATAAGTTTTTAACGAGAAAAGAAGCGCTTATTCATGGTGATTTACATACTGGTAGTATTTTTTCATCACCTTCTGAAACGAAAGTGATCGATCCAGAATTTGCAACGTACGGTCCATTTGGGTTTGATATCGGTCAATTTATTGCAAATCTATTATTAAATGCTTTATCTAGAGAAGAAGAAAAGAGAAGTGTACTATTTTTCCATATAGAAAAGACATGGAGTTATTTTGTAGAAAACTTTACGAAGTTATGGATTGGAGAAGGTGTAGAAGCATATACGAAAGAAAAACAATGGTTACCAATTATTTTGCAAAATATCTTTACTGATGCCGTCGGATTTGCCGGATGTGAACTGATTCGTAGAACAATTGGCTTAGCTCATGTAGCGGATTTAGATGGGATAGCAAATAAAGAAAATAGAATTCAAGCTAAAAAACAAGCGTTATCCTTAGGTAGAGAACTAATAAAATATGAAGCCAAGGGTGCTGATATTCAACTGTTTCGAACATTATTTCAACAGACAGTTGGAGGCGTAAAAGCATGAGTACAATTATTACTATTCCGAGATCTGTAAGTTGGAAAGGCGATGCAATTGCAGTATTAAATCAAACAAAGTTGCCGCATGTCACTGAATACAAAACATTAACGAATATTGAAGATGTATGGAAAAGTATCATTATGTTAGAAGTACGAGGAGCGCCTGCAATTGGAATTGTAGCTGCGTTTGGTTTGGCGCTTGCGGCAAAGAAATACGATGCTATAAATATCTATGAGTTTCAGAAGAAGTTTAATAGAGATTGTAACTATTTAGGAACATCACGCCCGACAGCAGTCAATTTATTTTGGGCAATCGATCGTATGAGAGAATCTATTCGAGAGATTACTACAATAAAAGAAGCTCAAAAAATATTAGAAGAAGAAGCGCTTCATATTCAGCAAGAGGATGAAATGGTGTGCCGAAGTATTGGAGAACATGCTTTAACATGTTTTAAAGACGGTGATAAAATTTTAACAATTTGTAACGCTGGAAGTATTGCAACTGCTAGATATGGAACAGCATTAGCCCCATTTTATATTGGGAAAGAGAAGGGTGTGCGTTTACATGCGTATACGTGTGAAACGAGGCCGGTTTTACAAGGTGGCCGTTTAACGACATGGGAATTGAAACAAGCAGACATTGATGTAACGCTTATTACGGATAATACTGCAGCACATGCAATTCGAACGAAAGAAATTAATGCGATTATCGTAGGGGCAGATCGAATCGTTGAAAACGGTGATACTGCTAATAAAATAGGAACATTAAATTTAGCTATATTAGCAAAGTATTTCGGTATCCCATTTTACGTTGCAGCACCGTTATCTACATTTGATACTACGAAACAAACAGGTGCTGAAATTGTCATTGAAGAAAGAGATGAAACAGAAGTTACGAAAATTTTTGGGAAACAAGTGGCGCCACTTGGAACGCCTGTATTTAACCCTGCATTTGATGTAACACCGCATGAATTAATTACGGGGATTATTACTGAGAAAGGTATTTTACGTGGAGATTATAAGCAAAAAATTACATCATTATTTGAAAAAATAAGCTAACTGCTCAGTCGCTATATAAAAAAACGGTAGAAAAGCATGTTTTTAAATGGTCGAGAGGGACTGGCTATGTATAGGAGCGGTAAGTGCCTGTTCCTACCACGCGCAACGTTTTAAAACAAAGAAAGGTAGCAAGGTGTAGGACCATTTGTATCTTCATGGTAGCAATCTATATGCTGAAAAATGAAATGTATGGCTGAGTAGTTAAAAAACAAGCTAATAAAAAATAGCTTGTTTTTTATGCCTTAAGTCTTCGTTTCCTCTTATTTATGTAATGAAGGGAGGAGAGAAAGATGGAAGAGTGGATCGGGATGATAGGTAATGTGGGCTTTCCAATTGTTGTAACGCTATATTTACTACATCGCATTGAAAGTAAATTAGACGGAGTGATTGTAGCAATTGAGAAGCTCCCTAAACAATTACTAAAGTAGGAAGATCCTCGCGATAGAAAGTAAAATAAAGTTTGCTCGCGAAGAGCAAACTTTATTTTTTATCCTGCATTAACGGGCAGTAAAAGCCCGATTGGTGAAGGCTAATAATTAGTGGGGATGAACAAAACCCCCACTGATTAAAGTTTCACTTTATTGAGCAGTATAACCACCATCGATAACGACAGCTTGACCAGTTATACCTTTTGCTTTTTCACTCGCTAAAAACATGGCATAATCAGCAATTTCTTGTACTTGTAGCAAACGCTTCTGTGGTACAAGAGGATAAATGACATCTTCTAAAACATTTTCAAGTGGTACATTTCGCGTAGTTGCTAAGTCTTGTAGTTGATTTCGTACAAGAGGGGTATCAACATATCCGGGACAAAGAGCATTTACAGTAATTCCATGAGTTGCTCCCTCTAAAGCAGCAACTTTTGTTAATCCAATTACACCATGTTTCGCACTATTATAGGCAGCTTTTCCAGCGAATCCAACAAGTCCGTTAATCGAAGCAACATTAATAATACGACCATATTTTTGCTTTTTCATAATCGGAAAGGCATGTTTGATGGCGATAAATGGAGCGATTTGCATAATTTTAATAAGAAGCTCGAATTTATCAGTTGGAAAATCTTCAATCGGTGAAACATGTTGCATTCCTGCGTTGTTAATTAATACATCTAATGAACCGAAATGACGAACTGTTTGAGAAAGTGCTGCTGTAATTTCTTCTTCAGATGTAACGTCACATTTTAAACCAATGGCTTGATAGCCTTCTTTTTGCAATTGTTCAGCAGCTTCTTTTGCACGATCTTCAAGGCGATCACTAATGACAACTTTCGCACCTTCTTTTGCGAAAGCACTTCCCATTTCATAACCAATACCGCTCGCAGCACCTGTTAAAAAGACAACTCGATTTGTAACCATGATGAAAAACACTCCTTCATAATAAAAGTTCTCTTATTGCTCTATTTAGAGAGGTGATAATAAAATCCCTGCAAACATTTGGAAAAATATCTTTAGCTATCTTGTTTTGCAAAATAGTCTCTGCTATACTATTTTGTAAAGCAAGGTACTTACGCTTATCTATCTTGTAAAACAAGATAGCAGGAGGATTTCAATTATGTCGACAAGTCAAATGCTGAAAGGGATTTTAGAAGGATGCTTACTTGCTATTATTTCTGAAGGTGAAATATACGGTTATGAAATGAGTGAAAGATTAGCGAAGTATGGTTTTACAATGGCGAGTGAGGGAAGTATTTATCCGTTATTAATACGAATGAAAAAGGAAGGGTTAATAACAAGTGTAATGAAGGAATCTCCATCTGGTCCAAAGCGAAAATATTATACATTAACAGAAAAAGGCGAGGAAGCACTGGATGAATTTATGGATCGCTGGGAAGCGATGCAAAGTAGTGTAGAGCGTCTACTTGAAGGGAAGGGGAGAAAAAAATAATGTTATCAAATGAAGCGCGAAATTTTTTATTAGATATGAGATTATTTTTAACTGCAAAGAGTGTGAAAGAAAGCGATATTGAAAGCTTTTTAGAAGATGCAGAGTTGCATTTAATAGAAGGTGAGGGTGAAGGAAAAAGTGTAGAAGATATTTTCGGAAGCTCACCGAAAGAATATGCAAATGAACTTGTAAAAGTAATGGAAAGGGATAGACAGGAAAATTGGAAGCAAATTGGTTTTACGGTAATGAATATCGTATCGTTTTGGATTATTGCTTCTATCTTAATAGTGAATAACGGAATTCTACAGATTTCACTTCTTCAGTGTATTGGCTATAGCTTTACATTGATCATAGCTGTAATGGGTCCTAATTTTCTGCTTCGTAAAATGACATTTGTAACAAGTTTTACAAAAACGTGGTTTTCCATGTGGTCTTTAGTCATGATTGCGCCAATGTTTTTATTAGGAGCAGTTCCGATATTAGATATGATATATCCTACAACGATGTTTACGTTGACTCTAGTCCAAAGTTATATATTAGCTGGAGGGATCTTTATCCTCACGGTAGCTATAAATATATATTTTGAAGGATGGTTTAAAAACTTATATTTAATTATTCCACTTTCGATTATGTTAGTGTTTAAAACATTTACATCGGAAGATCTTATGCCAATGTTATTTCAAATTATATGTTTATACGGAAGTTTGTTTATTTTAATTTTCCTTGAAATTATGATGAAGGCAAATAGAAGAGAAACGGTTAAATAAGGGAGGGGGGAATGGGATGCTTTCTCAA
It encodes:
- a CDS encoding DUF1129 domain-containing protein, with the protein product MLSNEARNFLLDMRLFLTAKSVKESDIESFLEDAELHLIEGEGEGKSVEDIFGSSPKEYANELVKVMERDRQENWKQIGFTVMNIVSFWIIASILIVNNGILQISLLQCIGYSFTLIIAVMGPNFLLRKMTFVTSFTKTWFSMWSLVMIAPMFLLGAVPILDMIYPTTMFTLTLVQSYILAGGIFILTVAINIYFEGWFKNLYLIIPLSIMLVFKTFTSEDLMPMLFQIICLYGSLFILIFLEIMMKANRRETVK
- a CDS encoding 3-hydroxybutyrate dehydrogenase, which encodes MVTNRVVFLTGAASGIGYEMGSAFAKEGAKVVISDRLEDRAKEAAEQLQKEGYQAIGLKCDVTSEEEITAALSQTVRHFGSLDVLINNAGMQHVSPIEDFPTDKFELLIKIMQIAPFIAIKHAFPIMKKQKYGRIINVASINGLVGFAGKAAYNSAKHGVIGLTKVAALEGATHGITVNALCPGYVDTPLVRNQLQDLATTRNVPLENVLEDVIYPLVPQKRLLQVQEIADYAMFLASEKAKGITGQAVVIDGGYTAQ
- a CDS encoding carbon-nitrogen family hydrolase, with protein sequence MKVVTILVTNDIIFPVFCKEKNENGAEKMKVACIQMDIVFGDVEKNIENAKKKISEAMKERPDVIVLPELWTTGYDLTRLSEIADTDGLETKEKLKEWSKQYGVHIVGGSIAKQTEQGVTNTMYVVNNEGNLVNEYSKVHLFQLMDEHKYLVAGNETGEFKLDDVECAGTICYDIRFPEWMRVHTAKGAKVLFVVAEWPLVRLAHWRLLLQARAVENQCYVVACNRAGKDPNNEFAGHSLIVDPWGEVVVEANEEESILFGELKFEKIKEVRKGIPVFADRRPELYK
- a CDS encoding PadR family transcriptional regulator produces the protein MSTSQMLKGILEGCLLAIISEGEIYGYEMSERLAKYGFTMASEGSIYPLLIRMKKEGLITSVMKESPSGPKRKYYTLTEKGEEALDEFMDRWEAMQSSVERLLEGKGRKK
- the mtnA gene encoding S-methyl-5-thioribose-1-phosphate isomerase, whose product is MSTIITIPRSVSWKGDAIAVLNQTKLPHVTEYKTLTNIEDVWKSIIMLEVRGAPAIGIVAAFGLALAAKKYDAINIYEFQKKFNRDCNYLGTSRPTAVNLFWAIDRMRESIREITTIKEAQKILEEEALHIQQEDEMVCRSIGEHALTCFKDGDKILTICNAGSIATARYGTALAPFYIGKEKGVRLHAYTCETRPVLQGGRLTTWELKQADIDVTLITDNTAAHAIRTKEINAIIVGADRIVENGDTANKIGTLNLAILAKYFGIPFYVAAPLSTFDTTKQTGAEIVIEERDETEVTKIFGKQVAPLGTPVFNPAFDVTPHELITGIITEKGILRGDYKQKITSLFEKIS
- the mtnK gene encoding S-methyl-5-thioribose kinase, which encodes MGYYSLTETTAIQYAKEHGYFEKKANVVCHEIGDGNLNYVFKLDDGEKSIIIKQALPYAKVVGESWPLSIKRATIESKALQIFAKYVPDYVPVVYSHDEELAVTVIEDLSRLTITRKGLIDGEGYPLLSQHIGRFLAHVLFYTSDFGLQSEEKRVLEGTFVNPDLSKITEDLVFTDPFGHYDTNDYESDLQSVIDELWSDKTLKLKVAQYKYKFLTRKEALIHGDLHTGSIFSSPSETKVIDPEFATYGPFGFDIGQFIANLLLNALSREEEKRSVLFFHIEKTWSYFVENFTKLWIGEGVEAYTKEKQWLPIILQNIFTDAVGFAGCELIRRTIGLAHVADLDGIANKENRIQAKKQALSLGRELIKYEAKGADIQLFRTLFQQTVGGVKA
- a CDS encoding YvrJ family protein, with the translated sequence MEEWIGMIGNVGFPIVVTLYLLHRIESKLDGVIVAIEKLPKQLLK